In Bernardetia litoralis DSM 6794, the genomic window AAATGATAATTTTTTTGATGAACTATATAGCGATTTTTTGATTACAAGAGTAGAAGCAAAAAGAAGCATCAATTCAAAATCTGAAAAAAGAGGGAAAATAAATGAACTTTTAATTTCTAATTTTTCTGAAACACTTCAAATAAAACAACAATCACAACAACTTAATTTATTATGATTTTCGGTGGAACAGGTGGAGCAAATACTAAAACAGGTTTAGTATTTGAAGGAGAAACAGATTTAACAACATTTCTAAATTCTAAGAATGGCTATGAAGTAAAAGATGGAAATGTATTTTATGAAGAAGAATTAGTAGGAAGGATTTTTAAAAAATATGATTTTTATAAATTTTTGGATGAATTAGGAATAAATTGGAAAGGCTTAATTTCAAAAAGATTACTTCCAGATGATAGTATTTTTGTGATGATTGCAAATACCGTTTTTATTATAGAATGTAAATCTCAACGAGTTGCAGGTTCAGTTGATGAAAAATTACAAACTTGTGATTTCAAGAGAAAACAATATCAAAAACTTTTATCGAGAGTAAATATTGAAGTTGAATATATTTATTTATTGAATGATTGGTTTAAGAAGCCTGAATATCAAGATGTTTTGAATTATATTCATAGTGTACATTGTTATTATTTCTTTAATTATATTCCGTTAGCAAAATTGGGTTTGCCAGTTCCTAAGGAAGAGAAAAAAGACTAAAATAAATCTTAATAATAATGATAGAACCTTTTTACAAATCAGAAGATAAGAAATTTTACCTTTTAAAAGGAGATACTTTTGATTTATTAGAAAGTTTTGAGTATAAATTTGATATGATTTTTGCAGACCCACCCTATTTTTTATCTAATGGAGGTTTAACAATCAAAAATGGAAAAGTAGCAAGTGTAAATAAAGGTAATTGGGATAAATCAGAAGGACTTGAATATGTCAATGAATTTAATCGAAAATGGCTTATTTTGATTCGTGAAAAGATGAAAGAAAATGCTACTATTTGGATAAGTGGAACAATGCACAATATTTTTTCTATTGGACAATTACTTACAGAATTAGATTTCAAAATTTTGAATATTATTACTTGGCAAAAGACAAACCCTCCTCCTAATTTTTCTTGTAAATTTTTTACTCATTCTACTGAACATATTATTTGGGCAAGAAAGAATGAAAAAGTTCCTCATTATTTCAACTATGAATTAATGAAAGAACTTAATGATAATAAACAAATGAAAGATGTTTGGAAGCTTCCTGCTATTGCTCCTTGGGAAAAATCTTGTGGCAAACATCCTACTCAGAAACCTCTTTCTTTGCTTACACGATTAATTTTAGCTTCCACAAAACCGAATGATTGGATTTTAGATCCTTTTACTGGAAGTAGCACAACAGGAATTGCAGCAAATTTAGCAAATAGACGTTTTTTAGGGATTGATAAAGAAGAGGAGTTTTTGAAAATTAGTAAAAATAGAAAATTAGAAATTCAAAATTTAGAAATAGCTACATCATACCAAAATAAGATAGTGGGATTTAGTCATAAAAAATAAAAAAAGGTTCAAACTCCCAAAGCTTGAACCTTTTTTCTAAAGACAAATTAAAAGAAAACTAAAAAATTAATGCCCTCCTTTTTGACAACAAGTAGGCAGTTTTTCATACGCAGTTGTTTCGGCTGCTATATCATCAGCATCATAACCTACTGCCGAAATTGCTTTTTTGATTGCATCAGCATCAATTTTTTTAGGATTAAAAGTTACTGTTGTTTCTTTTTTATCTACATCAACAGTTACATATTTTACTCCTTTTTCTTGGAGTAATGCTTCTTCAATGCGCTCTTTACACATTCCACATTGAATAGATTCAGTTTTGATAACGATAGTTGCTTTTTTGGTAGGCGCAAATGTATTTGAAGTTCCTACAAAAGCAATAAAAATAAAGGCTAATGAAAAAATGATAGATTTCATAAAATTGAGAATTAAAGAATGAATAAATAAAAGTAAAATTTGATATAAAAAAACATTGTCAATAGTTTTTTCTTTGACAATAGTTGGTTGTTAAAAGTAAAAACGAAGCCCCATATAACCCATAGTTCCCATAATTGGAGCATATATATTACTCGTATCAAAATTATTTCCAAATGGATTTTCGGAATTTAAAATAGGATTTGTTTGAGAATAATTAGTTAAGTT contains:
- a CDS encoding PD-(D/E)XK nuclease superfamily protein; protein product: MIFGGTGGANTKTGLVFEGETDLTTFLNSKNGYEVKDGNVFYEEELVGRIFKKYDFYKFLDELGINWKGLISKRLLPDDSIFVMIANTVFIIECKSQRVAGSVDEKLQTCDFKRKQYQKLLSRVNIEVEYIYLLNDWFKKPEYQDVLNYIHSVHCYYFFNYIPLAKLGLPVPKEEKKD
- a CDS encoding DNA-methyltransferase — encoded protein: MIEPFYKSEDKKFYLLKGDTFDLLESFEYKFDMIFADPPYFLSNGGLTIKNGKVASVNKGNWDKSEGLEYVNEFNRKWLILIREKMKENATIWISGTMHNIFSIGQLLTELDFKILNIITWQKTNPPPNFSCKFFTHSTEHIIWARKNEKVPHYFNYELMKELNDNKQMKDVWKLPAIAPWEKSCGKHPTQKPLSLLTRLILASTKPNDWILDPFTGSSTTGIAANLANRRFLGIDKEEEFLKISKNRKLEIQNLEIATSYQNKIVGFSHKK
- a CDS encoding heavy-metal-associated domain-containing protein yields the protein MKSIIFSLAFIFIAFVGTSNTFAPTKKATIVIKTESIQCGMCKERIEEALLQEKGVKYVTVDVDKKETTVTFNPKKIDADAIKKAISAVGYDADDIAAETTAYEKLPTCCQKGGH